A portion of the Flavobacterium limnophilum genome contains these proteins:
- a CDS encoding glycoside hydrolase family 3 C-terminal domain-containing protein codes for MKNLLFSIVFLLCINVVLAQKQQQYPFQNPNLETEKRIDNLLSLMTLEEKVAVLSTNPSVPRLGVVGTGHIEGLHGLALGGPGEWGGKGKVPIPTTTFPQAYGLGETWDVDLIQKVAQVEGYEARYAFQKYHRGGLVIRAPNADIARDPRWGRTEESYGEDAFFNGTMTVAFVKGLQGNHPKYWQSASLMKHFLANSNEDGRTYTSSDFDERLWREYYSVPFRMGIIEGGSRAYMASYNKVNGIPATVHPMLKDITQKEWGQNGIICTDGGAFKLLLSDHKYYADSYLGAAAVVKSGINQFLDDYKEGVDGAIAKGYLTEKDIDEVIRGNFRVMIKLGMLDAPDENPYAKIGIGKDTIDPWKSDAHKKLALEATLKSIVLLKNDPVKQLLPLQKERLKTIAVIGLRADQVLLDWYSGTPPYMITPLQGIKNKLGSNVEILYAKNNADGKAATIAKKADVVIVIVGNHPVCNAGWNDCPLPSEGKEAVDRQSLTLEQEDLIKIAYQANPKTVVALISSFPYAINWTQEHIPAIVHLTQNSQELGTALADVLFGDYNPAGRLTQTWVKDITDLPDLLDYNIRNGRTYMYFQGKPLYAFGHGLSYTSFAYNSIKTNRDTLEKDKDLTVSVSITNTGKRDGEEVVQLYVKSIDSAIQQPIKALKSFQRIFLKAGETKTVALTLKAENLEYWNTTKQQFELEKGQIEIQVGGASDAILLTKKITVK; via the coding sequence ATGAAAAACCTCCTTTTTTCCATTGTTTTTCTTTTGTGCATAAACGTGGTTTTGGCGCAAAAACAACAGCAATATCCTTTTCAAAATCCAAATTTGGAGACAGAAAAGCGTATTGACAATCTGTTGTCATTGATGACTTTGGAGGAAAAAGTTGCGGTTTTAAGTACCAATCCCTCCGTTCCAAGATTGGGAGTTGTGGGTACAGGTCATATCGAAGGATTACACGGATTGGCTTTAGGAGGACCAGGCGAATGGGGAGGAAAAGGCAAAGTACCGATTCCCACCACCACTTTTCCTCAGGCTTATGGTTTGGGCGAAACTTGGGATGTCGATTTGATCCAAAAAGTGGCGCAGGTTGAAGGCTATGAAGCACGTTATGCTTTCCAGAAATACCATCGGGGCGGTTTGGTGATTCGGGCTCCAAATGCCGATATCGCCAGAGACCCACGTTGGGGACGCACCGAAGAAAGCTATGGCGAAGATGCTTTTTTTAACGGAACGATGACTGTTGCTTTTGTAAAAGGGCTTCAGGGAAATCATCCCAAATATTGGCAATCGGCTTCGTTGATGAAACACTTTTTGGCCAACAGCAACGAAGATGGCAGAACTTACACATCATCCGATTTTGATGAAAGGCTTTGGAGAGAATATTATTCCGTTCCTTTCCGAATGGGGATTATTGAAGGCGGTTCGCGAGCCTATATGGCTTCTTACAATAAAGTAAACGGAATCCCGGCTACTGTGCATCCGATGTTGAAAGACATCACTCAAAAAGAATGGGGACAAAATGGAATCATCTGTACCGATGGCGGTGCTTTCAAGTTGCTGCTTTCGGATCATAAATATTATGCCGATTCCTATTTGGGAGCGGCAGCCGTAGTAAAATCGGGAATCAATCAATTTTTGGACGATTATAAAGAAGGAGTTGACGGTGCCATTGCAAAAGGATATTTAACTGAAAAAGACATAGACGAAGTCATCAGGGGAAATTTTCGGGTAATGATCAAACTGGGAATGTTAGATGCTCCAGACGAAAATCCGTATGCTAAAATTGGTATCGGAAAAGACACGATTGATCCTTGGAAATCGGATGCCCACAAAAAACTGGCATTGGAAGCGACCTTGAAATCCATTGTTTTATTGAAAAATGATCCGGTTAAACAATTATTGCCTTTGCAAAAAGAAAGACTAAAAACTATTGCCGTAATCGGTCTTCGTGCCGACCAAGTGCTTTTGGATTGGTACAGCGGAACTCCTCCCTATATGATAACACCTTTGCAGGGAATTAAAAATAAATTGGGTTCGAATGTTGAAATTTTATACGCCAAAAACAATGCCGATGGGAAAGCAGCCACAATTGCCAAAAAAGCAGATGTTGTTATTGTAATTGTCGGGAATCATCCGGTTTGCAATGCGGGTTGGAATGATTGTCCCTTGCCGAGCGAAGGAAAAGAAGCTGTTGATAGACAATCTTTGACATTGGAACAGGAAGATTTAATCAAAATTGCGTATCAAGCCAATCCCAAAACTGTCGTGGCGCTCATCAGCAGTTTTCCGTATGCCATCAATTGGACACAAGAACACATTCCTGCAATTGTACATCTGACGCAAAACAGCCAAGAATTAGGAACCGCTTTGGCCGACGTATTATTTGGTGATTACAATCCAGCTGGAAGATTGACGCAAACTTGGGTAAAAGATATCACCGATTTGCCTGATTTATTGGATTACAACATTCGCAACGGAAGAACCTACATGTATTTTCAAGGAAAACCCTTGTATGCTTTCGGTCACGGATTGAGTTATACGAGTTTTGCGTATAATTCCATAAAGACAAACAGGGATACTTTAGAAAAGGATAAAGACCTAACAGTTTCGGTTTCGATAACCAATACTGGAAAAAGGGATGGTGAAGAAGTCGTTCAATTGTATGTAAAATCAATCGATTCGGCTATTCAGCAACCAATAAAAGCATTGAAATCTTTTCAAAGAATATTTTTGAAAGCAGGAGAAACCAAAACAGTAGCCCTGACTTTAAAAGCTGAAAATTTAGAATATTGGAATACAACCAAACAACAATTTGAACTCGAAAAAGGACAAATTGAAATACAAGTAGGCGGAGCTTCTGATGCAATACTATTGACCAAAAAAATAACCGTGAAATAA